The following coding sequences are from one Neodiprion lecontei isolate iyNeoLeco1 chromosome 7, iyNeoLeco1.1, whole genome shotgun sequence window:
- the LOC107225408 gene encoding cytosolic carboxypeptidase 1 isoform X2, translating into MKETCDKGPAEIKENQQPMEFVEFPEDAEEPEDDTMTASNKTMDEAVNDALIEKLRICAFKPQESTETVRSVAAKLHAQLTSSERRTRERTLEKLWRKNSNTIEILVKILESCKDNVANCSVAGILHECISPKIGKAKSSGSKNRSAIRNNSRLAISQLINLGGTQVLIRLLNALQHRETIMTEVLVQELLRILGQVAQKDQKFSTKVKMLNSTKMFHSLLKVNYNNSRTLFPLLLTIKSLAKNSFSLQILVKDGIVPTLEKTFVCVGYSPHLKLRTLLECFKYFTVSKLCCTKFVKIGLVHLLMRLFDRWERFDGPIRLKISNYCLNTLQHLCVIKSGRKAIKSNGGLQLLYSFCTNCPEEKSYDCLLSRVCGIINQCLEKKELPVPEMSPVRFILPEITARLTNSTESGSDADSQVNSVASLGRVYSDVDSCDDEESDNSPQTKQSTLHTGNDIDENKFFSGVVNFQRTEEDLLAYNCFFRELGTLQNQLSTRNKLDKSKATCVDGIAKVSKTGANVQGHASGKGLRTFADLSSHMTDQHAYCVVASTVKSVISFVKVAYPDLVGGEGLGKAAPLNNKDRKVCRSKLLTCVDRGLHPAALMQETAYDLDQLAANFSSQEDRGSSQRLLCNWDEKIIGKRSSDSKRLQFESRFESGNLRKAVQISPREYDLILTPDVNSGSRHQWFYFEVSNMEGNSPYTFNIINCEKANSQFNFGMKPILFSVREAQLGRPGWVRTGSDICYYRNCYQRPTKEKNYLTTSFTVTFPHAYDVCYLAYHFPYTYSQMMANIWKWSKNLSPSGIYFRAEPLCNTLNDNENPVLTITAPESKSNPIQNRKIIFLTSRVHPGESNASWVMHGTLVALLASSTYASSLRDDYVFKVVPMLNSEGVINGCNRYGLTTEDLNRRWSNPNKILHPVIFHTKGLMEYCTRVLQKPPHVFVDYHGHSRRKNVFLFGCSRSGSWSAADRAKPDQPVQYLMLPHLMQKISPAFALPLCSFKVERSKESTARVTVWRQLGVARSYTMESSFCGCDQGSLAGFHLDTEHLRDIGQDFCQALSMMKDGGDEWTVDKLTVEVGGADEESGMVDEISSSCPSDESELDD; encoded by the exons ATGAAGGAAACTTGCGACAAAGGGCCTGCGGAGATTAAAGAAAATCAACAGCCCATGGAGTTCGTGGAGTTTCCCGAAGACGCCGAAGAACCCGAAGATGA CACGATGACAGCCAGCAACAAGACGATGGACGAAGCTGTAAACGATGCGcttatagaaaaattaagaatttgTGCGTTCAAGCCGCAGGAAAGTACGGAAACTGTTCGATCGGTGGCTGCCAAGTTACACGCACAACTCACATCTTCGG AGCGCCGTACCAGAGAACGAACCTTGGAAAAACTGTGgcgaaaaaattccaacacAATCGAGATACTTGTCAAGATTTTGGAG AGCTGCAAGGACAACGTGGCAAACTGCAGCGTCGCTGGTATTCTCCACGAATGTATATCCCCGAAAATCGGAAAGGCCAAGTCGAGCGGGTCGAAGAATCGTAGTGCAATAA GGAATAACAGCAGGTTGGCTATTTCCCAGCTGATAAACTTGGGTGGTACCCAAGTTCTGATACGATTACTGAACGCCCTGCAACACAGAGAGACGATAATGACCGAGGTTCTCGTACAGGAGCTTCTGCGGATACTGGGACAG GTTGCTCAAAAAGATCAAAAATTCTCGACAAAAGTGAAGATGCTCAATTCGACGAAAATGTTTCACTCGTTGTTGAAAGTAAACTACAACAACAGCCGAACTCTGTTCCCTTTATTACTGACGATCAAAAGTCTGGCTAAGAACT CATTTTCCCTTCAGATATTGGTGAAAGATGGGATCGTCCCTACTTTGGAGAAAACGTTTGTCTGCGTCGGCTACTCTCCTCATTTAAAACTGAGAACATTGCTAGagtgtttcaaatattttacggTCAGCA aacTCTGCTGTACAAAGTTCGTCAAGATAGGTTTGGTCCACCTTTTAATGCGGCTCTTCGACAGGTGGGAGAGGTTCGATGGGCCAATTCGgctgaaaatttccaactACTGTCTGAACACACTGCAGCATCTCTGCGTAATAA AGTCGGGGAGGAAGGCAATAAAGTCAAACGGTGGGCTACAACTTCTTTATAGCTTCTGCACAAATTGTCCCGAAGAGAAATCTTACGATTGCCTATTGTCACGCGTTTGTGGCATAATAAATCAGTGCCTCGAGAAGAAGGAACTACCGGTGCCTGAAATGTCACCTGTCAG ATTCATTTTACCAGAAATAACTGCGAGGCTGACAAACAGTACGGAAAGCGGAAGCGATGCTGACAGTCAGGTTAACAGCGTGGCGTCTCTTGGGAGGGTATACAGCGACGTGGACTCGTGCGACGATGAGGAAAGTGATAACTCTCCACAAACCAAACAGAGTACCCTTCATACCGGCAATGatatcgatgaaaataaattcttctCCGGGGTCGTAAATTTCCAAAGAACGGAGGAAGATCTTCTTGC GTACAACTGTTTCTTTCGAGAACTTGGCACTCTTCAAAATCAATTATCCACAAGAAACAAACTGGATAAATCTAAAGCGACGTGCGTCGACGGTATTGCCAAAGTTAGCAAGACCGGTGCCAATGTCCAGGGTCACGCCAGTGGCAAAGGTTTGCGAACATTTGCAGACTTGTCGTCGCATATGACAGACCAACACGCCTACTGCGTGGTAGCCAGCACGGTAAAGAGCGTGATAAGCTTTGTCAAAGTTGCCTATCCAGATTTAGTCGGAGGCGAGGGTCTTGGCAAAGCGGCCCCGCTTAACAACAAGGATCGCAAGGTGTGTAGATCGAAACTGCTGACGTGCGTCGATCGGGGACTTCATCCGGCGGCATTGATGCAAGAAACAGCCTACGATCTCGATCAATTGGCTGCGAACTTCTCGTCGCAAGAGGACCGGGGATCGTCTCAGCGTCTCCTCTGTAACTGGGATGAGAAAATAATCGGGAAGCGGAGCAGCGACTCGAAGCGGTTGCAGTTCGAGTCGCGGTTCGAAAGCGGAAATCTGAGAAAAGCTGTGCAG ATAAGCCCTCGCGAATACGACCTCATATTGACACCGGATGTGAACAGCGGGTCAAGGCATCAGTGGTTTTATTTCGAGGTTTCGAACATGGAGGGAAACTCCCCGTACACCttcaatataataaattgcgagaaagctaattcgcagtTCAATTTTGGAATGAAGCCAATACTGTTCAGTGTGAGAGAAGCGCAACTTGGGAGGCCCGGGTGGGTAAGAACCGGTTCCGATATTTGCTACTACAGGAATTGCTATCAGAGGCCTACCAAGGAGAAGAACTACTTGACGACGTCCTTCACCGTCACCTTCCCCCACGCCTACGACGTTTGCTACCTGGCTTACCATTTCCCTTACACCTACAGCCAGATGATGGCCAACATTTGGAAGTGGTCGAAGAACCTCTCGCCGTCGGGTATTTATTTTCGCGCGGAGCCACTCTGTAATACCCTGAACGATAACGAGAATCCCGTGTTAACCATCACCGCACCGGAGTCGAAGAGTAATCCCATACAG AACCGGAAAATCATATTCCTCACGTCGAGAGTGCATCCGGGTGAGAGCAACGCCTCGTGGGTGATGCACGGTACCCTCGTAGCGCTTTTGGCCAGCTCAACTTACGCTAGCAGCTTGAGGGATGATTACGTGTTTAAAGTTGTTCCGATGTTGAATAGCGAAGGTGTTATCAACGGTTG caaTCGTTACGGCTTGACAACCGAAGACTTGAACAGACGATGGAGCAATCCAAACAAAATTCTACACCCTGTCATATTCCACACCAAAGGTCTGATGGAATACTGCACCAGAGTCCTTCAGAAACCACCCCACGTATTCGTTGATTATCACGGACATTCCCGTCGGAAAAACGTATTCTTATTCGGCTGTAGTCGGTCCGGCTCGTGGAGCGCGGCTGACAGAGCCAAGCCCGACCAGCCTGTGCAGTATTTG ATGCTGCCGCATTTGATGCAGAAGATATCACCGGCCTTTGCTCTGCCTCTGTGCTCCTTCAAAGTTGAGAGAAGCAAGGAATCCACTGCCAGAGTTACTGTGTGGCGTCAATTAGGCGTTGCTAG AAGCTACACCATGGAGAGCAGCTTTTGCGGTTGCGACCAGGGTTCCCTGGCTGGTTTTCATCTCGATACCGAACATCTCCGAGATATCGGCCAAGATTTTTGTCAGGCCTTGTCGATGATGAAAGACGGCGGTGACGAATGGACCGTTGACAA GCTTACCGTAGAAGTAGGTGGTGCAGACGAAGAAAGTGGCATGGTAGACGAAATCTCATCAAGTTGTCCTTCGGACGAGTCCGAGTTGGACGATTAG
- the LOC107225408 gene encoding cytosolic carboxypeptidase 1 isoform X1, whose amino-acid sequence MKETCDKGPAEIKENQQPMEFVEFPEDAEEPEDDTMTASNKTMDEAVNDALIEKLRICAFKPQESTETVRSVAAKLHAQLTSSERRTRERTLEKLWRKNSNTIEILVKILESCKDNVANCSVAGILHECISPKIGKAKSSGSKNRSAIRNNSRLAISQLINLGGTQVLIRLLNALQHRETIMTEVLVQELLRILGQVAQKDQKFSTKVKMLNSTKMFHSLLKVNYNNSRTLFPLLLTIKSLAKNSFSLQILVKDGIVPTLEKTFVCVGYSPHLKLRTLLECFKYFTVSKLCCTKFVKIGLVHLLMRLFDRWERFDGPIRLKISNYCLNTLQHLCVIKSGRKAIKSNGGLQLLYSFCTNCPEEKSYDCLLSRVCGIINQCLEKKELPVPEMSPVRFILPEITARLTNSTESGSDADSQVNSVASLGRVYSDVDSCDDEESDNSPQTKQSTLHTGNDIDENKFFSGVVNFQRTEEDLLAYNCFFRELGTLQNQLSTRNKLDKSKATCVDGIAKVSKTGANVQGHASGKGLRTFADLSSHMTDQHAYCVVASTVKSVISFVKVAYPDLVGGEGLGKAAPLNNKDRKVCRSKLLTCVDRGLHPAALMQETAYDLDQLAANFSSQEDRGSSQRLLCNWDEKIIGKRSSDSKRLQFESRFESGNLRKAVQISPREYDLILTPDVNSGSRHQWFYFEVSNMEGNSPYTFNIINCEKANSQFNFGMKPILFSVREAQLGRPGWVRTGSDICYYRNCYQRPTKEKNYLTTSFTVTFPHAYDVCYLAYHFPYTYSQMMANIWKWSKNLSPSGIYFRAEPLCNTLNDNENPVLTITAPESKSNPIQNRKIIFLTSRVHPGESNASWVMHGTLVALLASSTYASSLRDDYVFKVVPMLNSEGVINGCNRYGLTTEDLNRRWSNPNKILHPVIFHTKGLMEYCTRVLQKPPHVFVDYHGHSRRKNVFLFGCSRSGSWSAADRAKPDQPVQYLMLPHLMQKISPAFALPLCSFKVERSKESTARVTVWRQLGVARSYTMESSFCGCDQGSLAGFHLDTEHLRDIGQDFCQALSMMKDGGDEWTVDKLGMESCCPLKCILKESKRLQKCIQDKQAKHHIFGIS is encoded by the exons ATGAAGGAAACTTGCGACAAAGGGCCTGCGGAGATTAAAGAAAATCAACAGCCCATGGAGTTCGTGGAGTTTCCCGAAGACGCCGAAGAACCCGAAGATGA CACGATGACAGCCAGCAACAAGACGATGGACGAAGCTGTAAACGATGCGcttatagaaaaattaagaatttgTGCGTTCAAGCCGCAGGAAAGTACGGAAACTGTTCGATCGGTGGCTGCCAAGTTACACGCACAACTCACATCTTCGG AGCGCCGTACCAGAGAACGAACCTTGGAAAAACTGTGgcgaaaaaattccaacacAATCGAGATACTTGTCAAGATTTTGGAG AGCTGCAAGGACAACGTGGCAAACTGCAGCGTCGCTGGTATTCTCCACGAATGTATATCCCCGAAAATCGGAAAGGCCAAGTCGAGCGGGTCGAAGAATCGTAGTGCAATAA GGAATAACAGCAGGTTGGCTATTTCCCAGCTGATAAACTTGGGTGGTACCCAAGTTCTGATACGATTACTGAACGCCCTGCAACACAGAGAGACGATAATGACCGAGGTTCTCGTACAGGAGCTTCTGCGGATACTGGGACAG GTTGCTCAAAAAGATCAAAAATTCTCGACAAAAGTGAAGATGCTCAATTCGACGAAAATGTTTCACTCGTTGTTGAAAGTAAACTACAACAACAGCCGAACTCTGTTCCCTTTATTACTGACGATCAAAAGTCTGGCTAAGAACT CATTTTCCCTTCAGATATTGGTGAAAGATGGGATCGTCCCTACTTTGGAGAAAACGTTTGTCTGCGTCGGCTACTCTCCTCATTTAAAACTGAGAACATTGCTAGagtgtttcaaatattttacggTCAGCA aacTCTGCTGTACAAAGTTCGTCAAGATAGGTTTGGTCCACCTTTTAATGCGGCTCTTCGACAGGTGGGAGAGGTTCGATGGGCCAATTCGgctgaaaatttccaactACTGTCTGAACACACTGCAGCATCTCTGCGTAATAA AGTCGGGGAGGAAGGCAATAAAGTCAAACGGTGGGCTACAACTTCTTTATAGCTTCTGCACAAATTGTCCCGAAGAGAAATCTTACGATTGCCTATTGTCACGCGTTTGTGGCATAATAAATCAGTGCCTCGAGAAGAAGGAACTACCGGTGCCTGAAATGTCACCTGTCAG ATTCATTTTACCAGAAATAACTGCGAGGCTGACAAACAGTACGGAAAGCGGAAGCGATGCTGACAGTCAGGTTAACAGCGTGGCGTCTCTTGGGAGGGTATACAGCGACGTGGACTCGTGCGACGATGAGGAAAGTGATAACTCTCCACAAACCAAACAGAGTACCCTTCATACCGGCAATGatatcgatgaaaataaattcttctCCGGGGTCGTAAATTTCCAAAGAACGGAGGAAGATCTTCTTGC GTACAACTGTTTCTTTCGAGAACTTGGCACTCTTCAAAATCAATTATCCACAAGAAACAAACTGGATAAATCTAAAGCGACGTGCGTCGACGGTATTGCCAAAGTTAGCAAGACCGGTGCCAATGTCCAGGGTCACGCCAGTGGCAAAGGTTTGCGAACATTTGCAGACTTGTCGTCGCATATGACAGACCAACACGCCTACTGCGTGGTAGCCAGCACGGTAAAGAGCGTGATAAGCTTTGTCAAAGTTGCCTATCCAGATTTAGTCGGAGGCGAGGGTCTTGGCAAAGCGGCCCCGCTTAACAACAAGGATCGCAAGGTGTGTAGATCGAAACTGCTGACGTGCGTCGATCGGGGACTTCATCCGGCGGCATTGATGCAAGAAACAGCCTACGATCTCGATCAATTGGCTGCGAACTTCTCGTCGCAAGAGGACCGGGGATCGTCTCAGCGTCTCCTCTGTAACTGGGATGAGAAAATAATCGGGAAGCGGAGCAGCGACTCGAAGCGGTTGCAGTTCGAGTCGCGGTTCGAAAGCGGAAATCTGAGAAAAGCTGTGCAG ATAAGCCCTCGCGAATACGACCTCATATTGACACCGGATGTGAACAGCGGGTCAAGGCATCAGTGGTTTTATTTCGAGGTTTCGAACATGGAGGGAAACTCCCCGTACACCttcaatataataaattgcgagaaagctaattcgcagtTCAATTTTGGAATGAAGCCAATACTGTTCAGTGTGAGAGAAGCGCAACTTGGGAGGCCCGGGTGGGTAAGAACCGGTTCCGATATTTGCTACTACAGGAATTGCTATCAGAGGCCTACCAAGGAGAAGAACTACTTGACGACGTCCTTCACCGTCACCTTCCCCCACGCCTACGACGTTTGCTACCTGGCTTACCATTTCCCTTACACCTACAGCCAGATGATGGCCAACATTTGGAAGTGGTCGAAGAACCTCTCGCCGTCGGGTATTTATTTTCGCGCGGAGCCACTCTGTAATACCCTGAACGATAACGAGAATCCCGTGTTAACCATCACCGCACCGGAGTCGAAGAGTAATCCCATACAG AACCGGAAAATCATATTCCTCACGTCGAGAGTGCATCCGGGTGAGAGCAACGCCTCGTGGGTGATGCACGGTACCCTCGTAGCGCTTTTGGCCAGCTCAACTTACGCTAGCAGCTTGAGGGATGATTACGTGTTTAAAGTTGTTCCGATGTTGAATAGCGAAGGTGTTATCAACGGTTG caaTCGTTACGGCTTGACAACCGAAGACTTGAACAGACGATGGAGCAATCCAAACAAAATTCTACACCCTGTCATATTCCACACCAAAGGTCTGATGGAATACTGCACCAGAGTCCTTCAGAAACCACCCCACGTATTCGTTGATTATCACGGACATTCCCGTCGGAAAAACGTATTCTTATTCGGCTGTAGTCGGTCCGGCTCGTGGAGCGCGGCTGACAGAGCCAAGCCCGACCAGCCTGTGCAGTATTTG ATGCTGCCGCATTTGATGCAGAAGATATCACCGGCCTTTGCTCTGCCTCTGTGCTCCTTCAAAGTTGAGAGAAGCAAGGAATCCACTGCCAGAGTTACTGTGTGGCGTCAATTAGGCGTTGCTAG AAGCTACACCATGGAGAGCAGCTTTTGCGGTTGCGACCAGGGTTCCCTGGCTGGTTTTCATCTCGATACCGAACATCTCCGAGATATCGGCCAAGATTTTTGTCAGGCCTTGTCGATGATGAAAGACGGCGGTGACGAATGGACCGTTGACAA ATTGGGAATGGAGTCCTGTTGTCCTCTTAAGTGCATTCTGAAAGAGTCAAAGAGGCTGCAGAAATGCATTCAGGATAAACAAGCTAAGCACCATATTTTCGGAATTTCTTAG
- the LOC107225408 gene encoding cytosolic carboxypeptidase 1 isoform X4 produces the protein MKETCDKGPAEIKENQQPMEFVEFPEDAEEPEDDTMTASNKTMDEASCKDNVANCSVAGILHECISPKIGKAKSSGSKNRSAIRNNSRLAISQLINLGGTQVLIRLLNALQHRETIMTEVLVQELLRILGQVAQKDQKFSTKVKMLNSTKMFHSLLKVNYNNSRTLFPLLLTIKSLAKNSFSLQILVKDGIVPTLEKTFVCVGYSPHLKLRTLLECFKYFTVSKLCCTKFVKIGLVHLLMRLFDRWERFDGPIRLKISNYCLNTLQHLCVIKSGRKAIKSNGGLQLLYSFCTNCPEEKSYDCLLSRVCGIINQCLEKKELPVPEMSPVRFILPEITARLTNSTESGSDADSQVNSVASLGRVYSDVDSCDDEESDNSPQTKQSTLHTGNDIDENKFFSGVVNFQRTEEDLLAYNCFFRELGTLQNQLSTRNKLDKSKATCVDGIAKVSKTGANVQGHASGKGLRTFADLSSHMTDQHAYCVVASTVKSVISFVKVAYPDLVGGEGLGKAAPLNNKDRKVCRSKLLTCVDRGLHPAALMQETAYDLDQLAANFSSQEDRGSSQRLLCNWDEKIIGKRSSDSKRLQFESRFESGNLRKAVQISPREYDLILTPDVNSGSRHQWFYFEVSNMEGNSPYTFNIINCEKANSQFNFGMKPILFSVREAQLGRPGWVRTGSDICYYRNCYQRPTKEKNYLTTSFTVTFPHAYDVCYLAYHFPYTYSQMMANIWKWSKNLSPSGIYFRAEPLCNTLNDNENPVLTITAPESKSNPIQNRKIIFLTSRVHPGESNASWVMHGTLVALLASSTYASSLRDDYVFKVVPMLNSEGVINGCNRYGLTTEDLNRRWSNPNKILHPVIFHTKGLMEYCTRVLQKPPHVFVDYHGHSRRKNVFLFGCSRSGSWSAADRAKPDQPVQYLMLPHLMQKISPAFALPLCSFKVERSKESTARVTVWRQLGVARSYTMESSFCGCDQGSLAGFHLDTEHLRDIGQDFCQALSMMKDGGDEWTVDKLGMESCCPLKCILKESKRLQKCIQDKQAKHHIFGIS, from the exons ATGAAGGAAACTTGCGACAAAGGGCCTGCGGAGATTAAAGAAAATCAACAGCCCATGGAGTTCGTGGAGTTTCCCGAAGACGCCGAAGAACCCGAAGATGA CACGATGACAGCCAGCAACAAGACGATGGACGAAGCT AGCTGCAAGGACAACGTGGCAAACTGCAGCGTCGCTGGTATTCTCCACGAATGTATATCCCCGAAAATCGGAAAGGCCAAGTCGAGCGGGTCGAAGAATCGTAGTGCAATAA GGAATAACAGCAGGTTGGCTATTTCCCAGCTGATAAACTTGGGTGGTACCCAAGTTCTGATACGATTACTGAACGCCCTGCAACACAGAGAGACGATAATGACCGAGGTTCTCGTACAGGAGCTTCTGCGGATACTGGGACAG GTTGCTCAAAAAGATCAAAAATTCTCGACAAAAGTGAAGATGCTCAATTCGACGAAAATGTTTCACTCGTTGTTGAAAGTAAACTACAACAACAGCCGAACTCTGTTCCCTTTATTACTGACGATCAAAAGTCTGGCTAAGAACT CATTTTCCCTTCAGATATTGGTGAAAGATGGGATCGTCCCTACTTTGGAGAAAACGTTTGTCTGCGTCGGCTACTCTCCTCATTTAAAACTGAGAACATTGCTAGagtgtttcaaatattttacggTCAGCA aacTCTGCTGTACAAAGTTCGTCAAGATAGGTTTGGTCCACCTTTTAATGCGGCTCTTCGACAGGTGGGAGAGGTTCGATGGGCCAATTCGgctgaaaatttccaactACTGTCTGAACACACTGCAGCATCTCTGCGTAATAA AGTCGGGGAGGAAGGCAATAAAGTCAAACGGTGGGCTACAACTTCTTTATAGCTTCTGCACAAATTGTCCCGAAGAGAAATCTTACGATTGCCTATTGTCACGCGTTTGTGGCATAATAAATCAGTGCCTCGAGAAGAAGGAACTACCGGTGCCTGAAATGTCACCTGTCAG ATTCATTTTACCAGAAATAACTGCGAGGCTGACAAACAGTACGGAAAGCGGAAGCGATGCTGACAGTCAGGTTAACAGCGTGGCGTCTCTTGGGAGGGTATACAGCGACGTGGACTCGTGCGACGATGAGGAAAGTGATAACTCTCCACAAACCAAACAGAGTACCCTTCATACCGGCAATGatatcgatgaaaataaattcttctCCGGGGTCGTAAATTTCCAAAGAACGGAGGAAGATCTTCTTGC GTACAACTGTTTCTTTCGAGAACTTGGCACTCTTCAAAATCAATTATCCACAAGAAACAAACTGGATAAATCTAAAGCGACGTGCGTCGACGGTATTGCCAAAGTTAGCAAGACCGGTGCCAATGTCCAGGGTCACGCCAGTGGCAAAGGTTTGCGAACATTTGCAGACTTGTCGTCGCATATGACAGACCAACACGCCTACTGCGTGGTAGCCAGCACGGTAAAGAGCGTGATAAGCTTTGTCAAAGTTGCCTATCCAGATTTAGTCGGAGGCGAGGGTCTTGGCAAAGCGGCCCCGCTTAACAACAAGGATCGCAAGGTGTGTAGATCGAAACTGCTGACGTGCGTCGATCGGGGACTTCATCCGGCGGCATTGATGCAAGAAACAGCCTACGATCTCGATCAATTGGCTGCGAACTTCTCGTCGCAAGAGGACCGGGGATCGTCTCAGCGTCTCCTCTGTAACTGGGATGAGAAAATAATCGGGAAGCGGAGCAGCGACTCGAAGCGGTTGCAGTTCGAGTCGCGGTTCGAAAGCGGAAATCTGAGAAAAGCTGTGCAG ATAAGCCCTCGCGAATACGACCTCATATTGACACCGGATGTGAACAGCGGGTCAAGGCATCAGTGGTTTTATTTCGAGGTTTCGAACATGGAGGGAAACTCCCCGTACACCttcaatataataaattgcgagaaagctaattcgcagtTCAATTTTGGAATGAAGCCAATACTGTTCAGTGTGAGAGAAGCGCAACTTGGGAGGCCCGGGTGGGTAAGAACCGGTTCCGATATTTGCTACTACAGGAATTGCTATCAGAGGCCTACCAAGGAGAAGAACTACTTGACGACGTCCTTCACCGTCACCTTCCCCCACGCCTACGACGTTTGCTACCTGGCTTACCATTTCCCTTACACCTACAGCCAGATGATGGCCAACATTTGGAAGTGGTCGAAGAACCTCTCGCCGTCGGGTATTTATTTTCGCGCGGAGCCACTCTGTAATACCCTGAACGATAACGAGAATCCCGTGTTAACCATCACCGCACCGGAGTCGAAGAGTAATCCCATACAG AACCGGAAAATCATATTCCTCACGTCGAGAGTGCATCCGGGTGAGAGCAACGCCTCGTGGGTGATGCACGGTACCCTCGTAGCGCTTTTGGCCAGCTCAACTTACGCTAGCAGCTTGAGGGATGATTACGTGTTTAAAGTTGTTCCGATGTTGAATAGCGAAGGTGTTATCAACGGTTG caaTCGTTACGGCTTGACAACCGAAGACTTGAACAGACGATGGAGCAATCCAAACAAAATTCTACACCCTGTCATATTCCACACCAAAGGTCTGATGGAATACTGCACCAGAGTCCTTCAGAAACCACCCCACGTATTCGTTGATTATCACGGACATTCCCGTCGGAAAAACGTATTCTTATTCGGCTGTAGTCGGTCCGGCTCGTGGAGCGCGGCTGACAGAGCCAAGCCCGACCAGCCTGTGCAGTATTTG ATGCTGCCGCATTTGATGCAGAAGATATCACCGGCCTTTGCTCTGCCTCTGTGCTCCTTCAAAGTTGAGAGAAGCAAGGAATCCACTGCCAGAGTTACTGTGTGGCGTCAATTAGGCGTTGCTAG AAGCTACACCATGGAGAGCAGCTTTTGCGGTTGCGACCAGGGTTCCCTGGCTGGTTTTCATCTCGATACCGAACATCTCCGAGATATCGGCCAAGATTTTTGTCAGGCCTTGTCGATGATGAAAGACGGCGGTGACGAATGGACCGTTGACAA ATTGGGAATGGAGTCCTGTTGTCCTCTTAAGTGCATTCTGAAAGAGTCAAAGAGGCTGCAGAAATGCATTCAGGATAAACAAGCTAAGCACCATATTTTCGGAATTTCTTAG